One window of Solwaraspora sp. WMMA2056 genomic DNA carries:
- a CDS encoding glutamate--cysteine ligase, translating to MPPSSSPPDPAPRFGVEEEFIVVDAASRAPVPQAGQIVRDAAPYLADRVAGEITPLQVETRTAPCASVADLVAQLTGARKVIADRARSRGLRVVASGSAVIAGPVPPPITVGPRQTRGTETFRGLHDELAICALHVHVEMPDRELAVQVGNHLRPYLPVLLTLTANSPYWDNRDSGYASWRTMTWSRWPVAGPPPLFASATHYEQVVDSLLAAGAMVDEGTIFWDVRPSHTKPTLEVRVADSAVTAEESALYAAVVRALVTHLCAAVRRGEPPVDVPVEQLRAAYWRAARDGLDGQGLDLFTGRLRPAADLVGALIDTVAPVLHDQEAHPFVVDWWGRVRAEGTGARRQRAVAADNGGDAAAVVDWLADRTAD from the coding sequence ATGCCACCATCGAGCAGTCCACCGGATCCGGCTCCCCGGTTCGGTGTGGAGGAGGAGTTCATCGTCGTCGACGCGGCCAGCCGGGCCCCCGTACCGCAGGCGGGCCAGATCGTCCGGGACGCCGCGCCGTACCTCGCCGACCGGGTCGCTGGCGAGATCACCCCGCTGCAGGTGGAGACCCGCACCGCGCCGTGCGCGAGCGTCGCCGACCTGGTCGCGCAGCTCACCGGGGCCCGCAAGGTGATCGCCGACCGTGCCCGCTCGCGCGGGCTGCGCGTCGTCGCCAGCGGATCCGCGGTGATCGCCGGCCCGGTGCCACCGCCCATCACCGTCGGGCCCCGACAGACCCGGGGCACCGAGACGTTCCGGGGTCTGCACGACGAGCTGGCGATATGCGCGTTGCACGTCCACGTCGAGATGCCCGACCGGGAGCTGGCGGTGCAGGTCGGCAACCACCTGCGGCCGTACCTGCCGGTGCTGCTCACGTTGACGGCGAACTCGCCGTACTGGGACAACCGGGACTCCGGGTACGCGAGTTGGCGGACCATGACCTGGTCGCGGTGGCCGGTGGCCGGGCCGCCACCGCTGTTCGCCTCGGCCACGCACTACGAGCAGGTGGTCGACTCGCTGCTCGCCGCCGGTGCCATGGTCGACGAGGGCACCATCTTCTGGGACGTCCGGCCGTCGCACACCAAGCCCACCCTGGAGGTCAGGGTCGCCGACAGCGCCGTCACCGCCGAGGAGTCGGCGCTGTACGCGGCCGTGGTGCGGGCGCTGGTCACCCACCTGTGCGCAGCGGTACGCCGAGGCGAGCCACCGGTCGACGTACCGGTCGAGCAGCTCCGGGCGGCGTACTGGCGGGCGGCCCGCGACGGCCTCGACGGTCAGGGGCTGGACCTGTTCACCGGCCGGCTGCGGCCGGCCGCCGACCTGGTCGGCGCGCTCATCGACACCGTCGCACCGGTGCTGCACGACCAGGAGGCCCACCCGTTCGTCGTCGACTGGTGGGGGCG
- a CDS encoding M20/M25/M40 family metallo-hydrolase — translation MMDAAAIRREAQGQASTMAHRLGVLVAAESPPGAPGQLAACADLLDEWGSAALGRPARRVVVDGVVHLLWPARDQRVLLIGHYDTVWPAGTIDDWPFRVDGPIATGPGVCDMKSGIVQMVTALALLPDTSRVGLLLTGDEESGSPTSRALIEQQAARSRAVLVGEPATEDGALKIARKGGSVYRIAVHGRAAHAGVEPHRGVNAAVELAHQVLAVRALATDGTSVTPTMLSGGRMTNQVPESAEFSVDVRAWTRDELHRVDRMIRAVTPHLAGATVTVDGGVNRYPLPEQVALPLLAIARTAGGRMGLAPIDGAHAPGASDANFTGSLGVATLDGLGGVGGGAHARHEWVDVSQMPDRTALLAAMIADITGTTAIAATAGTTGTTDGPRASTRTTTLRSTAIGER, via the coding sequence ATGATGGATGCAGCTGCGATCCGACGCGAAGCACAGGGCCAGGCATCGACGATGGCGCACAGACTCGGCGTACTGGTCGCCGCCGAGTCACCACCGGGCGCACCCGGGCAGCTCGCCGCCTGCGCGGACCTGCTCGACGAGTGGGGCAGCGCGGCACTGGGCCGCCCGGCCCGCCGGGTCGTCGTCGACGGCGTCGTCCACCTGCTCTGGCCCGCCCGCGACCAGCGGGTCCTGCTGATCGGGCACTACGACACGGTGTGGCCGGCCGGAACGATCGACGACTGGCCGTTCCGGGTCGACGGCCCGATCGCGACCGGCCCCGGAGTGTGCGACATGAAGTCCGGGATCGTCCAGATGGTCACCGCGTTGGCGTTGCTCCCGGACACCTCGCGGGTCGGTCTGCTGCTGACTGGGGACGAGGAGAGCGGGTCGCCGACCTCCCGGGCCCTGATCGAGCAGCAGGCGGCGCGGTCCCGGGCCGTACTGGTCGGTGAACCCGCCACGGAGGACGGCGCGCTCAAGATCGCCCGCAAGGGCGGGTCGGTGTACCGGATCGCCGTACACGGGCGGGCCGCGCACGCCGGAGTCGAGCCGCACCGGGGCGTCAACGCCGCCGTCGAACTGGCCCATCAGGTGCTGGCGGTACGGGCGTTGGCCACCGACGGCACCAGCGTCACCCCGACCATGCTCAGCGGCGGCCGGATGACCAACCAGGTGCCCGAGTCCGCCGAATTCAGCGTGGACGTACGCGCGTGGACCCGCGACGAGCTGCACCGGGTCGACCGGATGATCCGGGCGGTCACCCCTCACCTGGCCGGCGCGACCGTCACCGTCGACGGTGGTGTCAACCGCTACCCGCTGCCGGAGCAGGTGGCACTGCCGCTGCTGGCGATCGCCCGCACGGCCGGCGGCCGGATGGGGCTGGCGCCGATCGACGGCGCGCACGCGCCCGGCGCCTCCGACGCCAACTTCACCGGCTCGCTGGGTGTGGCCACGTTGGACGGGCTCGGCGGCGTCGGCGGGGGCGCGCACGCCCGCCACGAATGGGTCGACGTGTCGCAGATGCCGGACCGCACGGCGCTGCTCGCCGCGATGATCGCCGACATCACCGGGACGACCGCAATCGCCGCAACGGCTGGGACGACCGGGACGACCGACGGGCCCCGCGCCTCGACCCGGACGACTACGCTCCGGTCAACCGCGATCGGCGAACGGTGA
- a CDS encoding extracellular solute-binding protein gives MPEQYSRRSFLSGVLATGTFTAATFYLMPGGRRPPSVELTLATGADPTGARDLLISIWNRNNPQTTVRVETIAVGSGDERQIMLDKARQGAADLLNLDIIDVPEFADQELVAALPLGDNGPLLPSLRGIHRVGADDSHYWAVPFNTDVGMLFTRTDDDAEPPAPPPSLPELLDTVPDGSQQFIGQLRPSVSAFYEAFVVNVLEHAAAQRPGVLKPVDGPSAGAAAERVSEDLDLWRSALTPLREAIATGRVMTSGDETDSRDRFAAPGSSARYMRNWPVKYRELQQLANPDVRAGRVRVDQLTVGVLGGQSLAVVARSPYADRARAFIDFVTGDDAQKILAMHGLAPTSIAAYNDPNLRAAVPHLGAIRAAVEQALPRPAHRNYRRFSDVVKEHVEQFLYQGTDLGPRFTDEMLTALD, from the coding sequence ATGCCGGAGCAGTACTCCCGGCGGTCGTTTCTCAGCGGGGTGCTGGCCACCGGGACCTTCACCGCCGCCACGTTCTACCTGATGCCCGGCGGTCGCCGGCCCCCGTCGGTGGAGCTCACACTCGCCACCGGAGCCGACCCGACCGGCGCCCGTGACCTGCTGATCTCGATCTGGAACCGGAACAATCCACAGACCACCGTCCGGGTCGAGACGATCGCCGTCGGCTCCGGCGACGAGCGGCAGATCATGCTCGACAAGGCCCGGCAGGGCGCCGCCGACCTGCTCAACCTCGACATCATCGACGTACCGGAGTTCGCTGACCAGGAACTCGTCGCCGCGCTCCCGCTCGGTGACAACGGGCCGCTGCTGCCCTCGTTGCGCGGCATCCACCGGGTCGGCGCCGACGACAGCCACTACTGGGCGGTGCCGTTCAACACCGACGTCGGGATGCTGTTCACCCGTACCGACGACGACGCCGAGCCGCCGGCACCCCCGCCGTCGCTGCCCGAGCTGCTCGACACCGTCCCCGACGGCAGCCAGCAGTTCATCGGACAACTGCGGCCCAGCGTCTCGGCGTTCTACGAGGCGTTCGTCGTCAACGTCCTGGAACACGCCGCCGCCCAGCGGCCCGGCGTCCTCAAACCCGTCGACGGACCCAGCGCCGGCGCGGCAGCCGAGCGTGTCTCCGAGGACCTCGACCTGTGGCGGAGCGCACTGACCCCGCTGCGCGAGGCGATTGCCACCGGCCGCGTCATGACCTCCGGCGACGAGACCGACTCCCGGGACCGCTTCGCCGCACCCGGTTCTTCGGCCCGCTACATGCGCAACTGGCCGGTCAAGTACCGGGAGCTGCAGCAACTGGCCAACCCGGACGTGCGGGCCGGCCGGGTGCGGGTCGACCAGCTGACCGTCGGTGTCCTCGGCGGGCAGAGCCTGGCAGTGGTCGCCCGCAGCCCGTACGCCGACCGTGCCCGCGCCTTCATCGACTTCGTGACCGGCGACGACGCCCAGAAGATCCTGGCGATGCACGGGCTCGCGCCCACCTCGATCGCCGCCTACAACGACCCCAACCTGCGGGCGGCGGTGCCGCACCTGGGCGCGATCCGTGCGGCGGTCGAGCAGGCGCTGCCCCGCCCGGCGCACCGCAACTACCGACGCTTCTCCGACGTGGTCAAGGAGCACGTCGAACAGTTCCTCTACCAGGGGACCGACCTCGGCCCCCGGTTCACCGACGAAATGCTGACCGCCCTCGACTGA
- a CDS encoding DsbA family oxidoreductase, which yields MSVSDPTGTDLDSSVRVRVDVWSDVICPWCYLGKRRLEAALRDLPYADVVDVHWHSFLLDPTHPRGVRQPVPQMLAAKFGAAPEQVRVMTQRVTELAAAEGLTYALDRAIMVNTVDAHRVTQLAARHGLDGAMHERLLRAHLIEAEVLDDPQTLTRLAVEVGLAADEVRRLLAGDRYAAEVAADVRAARQRGATGVPFFVVADRWGISGAQPVEVFTATLRAAHTAATG from the coding sequence ATGAGCGTTTCCGACCCGACCGGCACCGACCTGGACAGCAGCGTGCGGGTCCGGGTCGACGTCTGGTCCGACGTCATCTGCCCGTGGTGCTACCTGGGCAAACGGCGGTTGGAGGCGGCGCTGCGCGACCTGCCGTACGCCGACGTGGTCGACGTACACTGGCACAGTTTCCTGCTCGACCCGACCCACCCGCGCGGGGTACGCCAACCGGTGCCGCAGATGCTGGCGGCGAAGTTCGGGGCCGCGCCGGAGCAGGTACGGGTGATGACGCAACGGGTGACCGAGCTGGCCGCGGCCGAAGGGCTGACGTACGCGTTGGACCGGGCGATCATGGTCAACACGGTCGACGCGCACCGGGTGACCCAACTGGCCGCGCGGCACGGACTCGACGGGGCGATGCACGAGCGGCTGCTGCGGGCGCATCTGATCGAGGCCGAGGTGCTCGACGACCCGCAGACCCTGACCCGGCTCGCCGTCGAGGTCGGCCTGGCCGCCGACGAGGTCCGGCGGCTGCTGGCCGGCGACAGGTACGCGGCCGAGGTCGCCGCCGACGTGCGGGCGGCCCGGCAGCGCGGCGCGACCGGGGTGCCGTTCTTCGTGGTCGCCGACCGGTGGGGTATCTCCGGTGCGCAGCCGGTCGAGGTGTTCACCGCCACGTTGCGGGCGGCGCACACGGCGGCCACCGGCTGA
- a CDS encoding LuxR C-terminal-related transcriptional regulator — protein sequence MSSPTGHRTVVETTSILNAARTETSPGHGADPDLIGGIRLRPDARAVQLDRYGRVVRVSAGLTRWIGWSGAQLAGRPFELVLHPDRRAWFRHRFSVLLTDAYPHFVGLAEVTATDGRLAASHVTAVAVRGMEPPADSVLVLLTPENRVRRPQLTEVGARVLEGLAGGASTAELAASMHLSRKGVEYHVTALLRQARVTNRTALVAWAYHCGVLVPGSWPPRLAPEARESIRPRARAGTS from the coding sequence ATGAGCAGTCCGACGGGCCACCGTACCGTCGTGGAGACCACCAGCATCCTCAACGCCGCCCGTACGGAAACCAGCCCCGGCCACGGCGCCGATCCCGACCTGATCGGTGGGATCCGGTTGCGCCCCGACGCCCGCGCGGTGCAACTGGACCGGTACGGCCGGGTCGTGCGGGTGTCGGCCGGCCTGACCCGATGGATCGGCTGGTCCGGCGCCCAACTCGCCGGTCGCCCCTTCGAACTGGTCCTGCACCCCGACCGGCGGGCCTGGTTCCGGCACCGGTTCAGCGTCCTGCTGACCGACGCCTACCCGCACTTCGTCGGCCTCGCCGAGGTCACCGCCACCGACGGTCGCCTCGCCGCCAGCCACGTCACCGCCGTCGCCGTGCGCGGCATGGAGCCGCCCGCCGACTCCGTGCTGGTGCTGCTCACCCCGGAGAACCGGGTACGCCGCCCACAGCTGACCGAGGTCGGCGCCCGGGTCCTGGAAGGCCTCGCCGGTGGCGCCTCCACCGCCGAACTCGCCGCCAGCATGCACCTGAGCCGCAAGGGCGTCGAATACCACGTGACCGCGCTGCTGCGGCAGGCCCGGGTCACCAACCGGACGGCGCTGGTCGCCTGGGCGTACCACTGTGGAGTCCTGGTGCCCGGCAGTTGGCCGCCCCGGCTGGCCCCCGAGGCCCGCGAGTCCATCCGGCCCCGGGCCCGCGCCGGCACCTCCTGA